A window of Dehalogenimonas sp. WBC-2 genomic DNA:
GATGGATGGCAATTCACCAGCGTCTATGGCCCGTCTGAGCGCCCGTCCCTCACCCACCAAATGCTCTTGTCCCACATACTCATCGAGTATTTGCGGCCGCATCCTGGCCGCCAGCGGCGCTGTTTCATTCCTCAATTTTTCAAAATGAGTCTCGAACATGTCCCGTGGCATCTTTCAGCCTTTCACGGATTACTTTCCGTTCATCATCAATACTGGAATTTCAAAACTTCAAATATCACCGGTACCTCTTCACCTGGAACCGGGACAACTTCACCTCTTCATCAGGCGCTATACCCGCTTTCTGGCGAGAGATATCTACTTGTTCCTGTGCAGTTTCAACACCCTCCAGGTCAGGCAGCAGCAAGCCGCGCCGCCAGCCGCGCTCTACGATAACGCCATATTTTTTAGGATCAAGTTCTGCAAACTCAGCCGGTTCCGGTTCAGTCAACACATCCACGCTGTATGACAGGTGCTCCAGTTCATCCGGTGAAATGGGCAGGAAGCGGGGGTCCCTGGTAGCGGCGGAGATAGCATTGCCGATGATTTCCCCGGCTACGTCGGAACGTGAAGGTTCAAAGGTGCCGATACAACCTCTTAATTGGCCTTCCTTCTTTATTGACACAAACACACCGGCACGCTCTTTCATTTCAGCAGTAAGGTCTTGCGGAGTATCCATGACCCGGTGTTCTTTGACGTAGAGCTCAACCGTTTCTTTGGCAAGCTTCACCAGCGACGACATCTCGTGACGGTGAATGATCACCCCGGCATAGCCTACTACCGATGAGTAATCTCCAGAGGCGTCGCCGGAGGTTTGATAGCGCACCAGTTCGGCGCTTTTTGCCCCCAGTGCCTTTGCCGCCGCCAGCATGGTAACCGCCGGAGCATAGCCGCACATAGTGATACGCTCTTTGATAACGCGTTCCAGCAATTCCGTCTCGTCCATCTTAAGAATCGCTTCAAGCGCCCGCTTGTCTTTTTGGGCCGCCGCTTCCTGAGCTTCATAGTGGGTCATATCAGATGAAGCCACAATAACTATCTTTTTCCCCGGTGATTCCTTTATCGCCTGGGCAATACTTTGCGCAATCTCATGATAAACCTCCAGAGTAGCCACCGCCAGGATAATAGGCACAAATTTCATATC
This region includes:
- a CDS encoding phosphomevalonate decarboxylase/dioxygenase-like protein (Candidate gene for the hypothesized phosphomevalonate decarboxylase; COG1355, Predicted dioxygenase), which gives rise to MAMIRHPIASGKFYPGTAEQLRALIGSFVEKTEDKLDAIGVVVPHAGYIYSGSVAAAVMARIEPADTYVIIGPNHTGMGKPFSIMTVGAWQTPLGEVPIDSELAQNILTNSKYLQEDRTAHQGEHAIEVQLPLLQYFKPDMKFVPIILAVATLEVYHEIAQSIAQAIKESPGKKIVIVASSDMTHYEAQEAAAQKDKRALEAILKMDETELLERVIKERITMCGYAPAVTMLAAAKALGAKSAELVRYQTSGDASGDYSSVVGYAGVIIHRHEMSSLVKLAKETVELYVKEHRVMDTPQDLTAEMKERAGVFVSIKKEGQLRGCIGTFEPSRSDVAGEIIGNAISAATRDPRFLPISPDELEHLSYSVDVLTEPEPAEFAELDPKKYGVIVERGWRRGLLLPDLEGVETAQEQVDISRQKAGIAPDEEVKLSRFQVKRYR